One stretch of Streptomyces sp. A2-16 DNA includes these proteins:
- a CDS encoding YidC/Oxa1 family membrane protein insertase — translation MSVFADLVQHLADLLHPLFGATAAAAAIVLFTAFVRLLVHPLSRAAARGQKARTKLQPKIAELRRKHKDSPEKLQKAVMALHAEEKVSPLSGCLPGLFQLPAFFLLYHLFSNTTIGGQANELLGHELFAAPLGGRWADALGNGGVFGGAGLVYVCLFAFVVVVATFNYRRTKRMMAANPVVPVTDGQPVPGVGAMTKAMPFMSFFTLFTVAVVPLAAALYVVTSSTWAAVERAALYR, via the coding sequence ATGTCCGTCTTCGCTGATCTGGTCCAGCATCTCGCCGACCTGCTCCACCCCCTGTTCGGCGCCACCGCGGCCGCCGCCGCGATCGTCCTGTTCACCGCTTTCGTACGACTGCTCGTGCACCCCCTGTCCCGCGCCGCGGCCCGCGGCCAGAAGGCCCGCACCAAGCTCCAGCCGAAGATCGCCGAGCTGCGCAGGAAGCACAAGGACAGCCCCGAGAAACTCCAGAAGGCCGTGATGGCCCTGCACGCCGAGGAGAAGGTCTCACCGCTGTCCGGCTGTCTGCCCGGCCTGTTCCAGCTGCCCGCGTTCTTCCTGCTGTACCACCTCTTCTCCAACACCACGATCGGCGGGCAGGCCAACGAACTGCTCGGCCACGAGCTGTTCGCCGCGCCGCTCGGCGGACGCTGGGCGGACGCGCTCGGCAACGGCGGGGTGTTCGGGGGAGCGGGGCTCGTGTACGTCTGCCTCTTCGCGTTCGTGGTCGTGGTGGCTACCTTCAACTACCGCCGCACGAAGCGGATGATGGCCGCCAACCCGGTCGTGCCGGTGACCGACGGGCAGCCGGTCCCCGGGGTGGGCGCGATGACCAAGGCCATGCCGTTCATGTCCTTCTTCACGCTCTTCACGGTGGCGGTGGTGCCCCTGGCGGCCGCGCTGTACGTGGTGACCAGCTCTACCTGGGCCGCCGTCGAGAGGGCCGCCCTCTACCGCTGA
- a CDS encoding fumarylacetoacetate hydrolase family protein produces the protein MKLLRVGTAGTETPALLDADGVLRDLSGVVDDIDGTLLADDAALGRVRAAAEAGELPALDATGLRVGPPLARIGKIVCIGLNYHDHARETGAEPPAEPVIFFKAADTVVGPYDTVLVPRTSVKTDWEVELAVVIGRTARYLSSVEEALAHVAGYAVAHDVSEREFQIERGGTWDKGKNCETFNPLGPWLVTADEVPDPQSLSLKLWVNGDLKQNGTTAEQIFPVGEVVRYVSQFMTLYPGDVINTGTPAGVAMGEPEPKPYLRAGDVVELEISGLGRQRQEFKDA, from the coding sequence ATGAAGCTGCTGCGAGTCGGTACGGCGGGAACGGAGACGCCCGCGCTGCTCGACGCCGACGGAGTCCTGCGGGACCTGTCCGGTGTCGTGGACGACATCGACGGGACGCTCCTCGCCGACGACGCGGCACTCGGCCGGGTCCGCGCGGCCGCGGAGGCCGGGGAGCTGCCGGCGCTGGACGCCACCGGGCTCCGCGTCGGGCCGCCGCTCGCCCGGATCGGGAAGATCGTCTGCATCGGCCTGAACTACCACGACCACGCGCGCGAGACGGGGGCCGAGCCGCCCGCCGAGCCGGTGATCTTCTTCAAGGCCGCGGACACCGTGGTCGGGCCCTACGACACGGTCCTGGTGCCCCGGACGTCGGTGAAGACCGACTGGGAGGTCGAGCTGGCGGTCGTGATCGGGCGTACGGCCCGGTATCTGTCCTCCGTCGAGGAGGCGCTCGCCCATGTCGCCGGGTACGCGGTGGCGCACGACGTGTCCGAGCGGGAGTTCCAGATCGAGCGGGGCGGGACCTGGGACAAGGGAAAGAACTGCGAGACGTTCAACCCTCTCGGACCGTGGCTGGTGACGGCGGACGAGGTCCCCGATCCGCAGAGCCTGTCGCTGAAGCTGTGGGTCAACGGGGACCTGAAGCAGAACGGCACGACCGCCGAGCAGATCTTCCCCGTGGGCGAAGTCGTGCGCTACGTCAGCCAGTTCATGACGCTGTACCCCGGTGACGTGATCAACACGGGCACGCCGGCCGGGGTCGCGATGGGCGAGCCCGAGCCCAAGCCGTATCTGCGGGCCGGGGACGTGGTGGAGCTGGAGATCTCGGGGCTGGGGCGTCAGCGCCAGGAGTTCAAGGACGCGTAG
- a CDS encoding heme-degrading domain-containing protein, producing the protein MTHNTELTPKFHPELTPPLEELEAQERRLVFRQFTYEDAWALGTLLVEMARERQAPVAVDIHRGGQQLFHAALPGSTPDNDAWIDRKRRVVERYGSASYLVGARFRAKGSTFEESSRLDPDEYAAHGGSFPITVAGVGVVGTVTVSGLPQLQDHRMVVEALEEFLGKSL; encoded by the coding sequence GTGACGCACAACACCGAGCTGACCCCGAAGTTCCATCCCGAACTCACCCCGCCCCTGGAGGAGCTGGAGGCGCAGGAACGCCGTCTGGTCTTCCGGCAGTTCACGTACGAGGACGCGTGGGCGCTGGGCACGCTGCTGGTGGAGATGGCGCGGGAGCGGCAGGCCCCGGTGGCCGTCGACATCCACCGCGGCGGCCAGCAGCTCTTCCACGCGGCCCTGCCGGGCTCCACCCCGGACAACGACGCCTGGATCGATCGCAAGCGCCGGGTCGTGGAGCGCTACGGCTCCGCCTCCTACCTGGTCGGCGCCCGTTTCCGCGCCAAGGGCAGCACCTTCGAGGAGTCCTCGCGTCTGGACCCGGACGAGTACGCGGCGCACGGCGGCTCCTTCCCCATCACGGTGGCGGGCGTGGGCGTCGTCGGCACGGTGACGGTCTCGGGCCTGCCCCAGCTCCAGGACCACCGCATGGTGGTCGAGGCGCTGGAGGAGTTCTTGGGCAAGAGTCTTTAG
- a CDS encoding DUF6412 domain-containing protein codes for MTRTWTTPRPAAVLLFLLLDLVLLDAGSLSAAVALAATAAAGSALAACSLLASRCAPAVPPTRVRTAIRDRDRRTAFLPQRDPDAKGRPRPRAPGHALPATAA; via the coding sequence GTGACACGCACCTGGACGACACCGCGTCCTGCCGCCGTGCTGCTCTTCCTCCTCCTCGACCTCGTCCTGCTCGACGCCGGCAGCCTCTCCGCCGCCGTCGCGCTCGCCGCGACCGCGGCGGCCGGCTCCGCGCTCGCCGCCTGCTCGCTGCTCGCCTCGCGCTGCGCACCCGCCGTACCGCCCACCCGGGTCCGTACGGCCATCCGCGACCGCGACCGCCGCACGGCCTTCCTGCCGCAACGCGACCCCGACGCCAAGGGCCGCCCCCGCCCCCGAGCGCCCGGTCACGCCCTCCCGGCGACCGCCGCGTAG
- a CDS encoding LLM class F420-dependent oxidoreductase, with translation MKETIGKFGIWNGGGLRGEDPSQQGERAEAAAELEELGFGAIWLGGSSSAAHAAPLLEATSRIVVGTSIQSIWDHEPEAAAKSFTDLNAAHSGRFVLGLGVSHAKLAEQYRRPYSALVAYLDGLDEAGAPAEGRVLAALGPRTIELARDRSAGSIPYLITAEQTAASRELLGEAPLLAPELKVVLESDPARARTLARDYLAIYLGLPNYTNNFLRNGFTEDDLKDGGSDRLVDAVFAWGTDERIRARIDEFIEAGADHVALQIVDGGPRYDLPREAWRRLASLLA, from the coding sequence ATGAAGGAGACCATCGGAAAGTTCGGCATCTGGAACGGCGGCGGTCTGCGCGGGGAGGACCCATCGCAGCAGGGTGAACGCGCCGAGGCCGCCGCCGAGTTGGAGGAGCTCGGGTTCGGCGCGATCTGGCTGGGCGGCAGCAGTTCCGCCGCCCACGCCGCCCCGCTCCTCGAGGCGACCTCGCGGATCGTCGTCGGCACCAGCATCCAGAGCATCTGGGACCACGAACCCGAGGCCGCCGCCAAGAGCTTCACCGACCTGAACGCCGCCCACTCCGGCCGCTTCGTCCTGGGCCTGGGCGTCAGCCACGCCAAGCTCGCGGAGCAGTACCGGCGCCCGTACTCCGCCCTGGTGGCCTACCTGGACGGCCTTGACGAGGCGGGAGCGCCTGCCGAGGGGCGCGTCCTGGCCGCGCTGGGCCCCAGGACCATCGAGCTGGCCCGGGACCGCTCGGCGGGCTCGATCCCGTATCTGATCACCGCGGAGCAGACGGCAGCGTCCCGCGAACTCCTGGGCGAGGCGCCCCTGTTGGCGCCCGAGCTGAAGGTGGTCCTGGAGAGCGACCCGGCCCGCGCCCGCACCCTGGCCCGCGACTACCTGGCCATCTACCTCGGTCTGCCCAACTACACCAACAACTTCCTCCGCAACGGCTTCACGGAGGACGACCTGAAGGACGGCGGCAGCGACCGTCTGGTCGACGCCGTCTTCGCCTGGGGAACGGACGAAAGGATCCGCGCCCGCATCGACGAGTTCATCGAAGCGGGCGCGGACCACGTGGCCCTGCAGATCGTGGACGGCGGCCCGCGCTACGACCTCCCGAGGGAGGCCTGGCGCAGGCTCGCGTCGCTACTGGCGTGA
- a CDS encoding Gfo/Idh/MocA family oxidoreductase: MTAADLRVGLVGYGLAGSVFHAPLIAATKGLTLDTVVTSNPERQEQARAEFPDVRTVADADELFTRAGDLDLIVIASPNKTHVPLATTALKAGLPVVVDKPVAGTAAEARELAGLAEERGLLLSVFQNRRWDNDFLTLRKLLDEGELGEVWRFESRFERWRPHPKGGWRESGDPAEIGGLLYDLGSHVVDQALTLFGPAASVYAEADVRRPGAEVDDDTFIAITHTSGVRSHLYASATTAQLGPRFRVLGSRAGYVKYGLDPQEAALREGERPGTAADWGREPESLWGRLGAGGTPSEGESPVTGSGRPVPTLPGDYPAYYAAVARALSDGGTNPVTALEAAAALDVLEAARRSAHDGVAVKL; encoded by the coding sequence ATGACTGCTGCTGACCTCCGCGTGGGCCTCGTCGGCTACGGCCTCGCGGGCTCCGTCTTCCACGCCCCGCTGATCGCCGCCACCAAGGGCCTCACCCTCGACACGGTGGTCACCTCCAACCCCGAGCGGCAGGAACAGGCCCGCGCCGAGTTCCCGGACGTCCGTACGGTCGCGGACGCCGACGAGCTGTTCACCCGCGCCGGCGACCTGGACCTGATCGTCATCGCGTCCCCCAACAAGACGCACGTCCCGCTCGCCACCACCGCCCTGAAGGCCGGCCTGCCGGTCGTGGTCGACAAGCCCGTCGCCGGTACGGCCGCCGAGGCCCGCGAACTCGCCGGCCTCGCCGAGGAGCGCGGACTGCTGCTCTCGGTCTTCCAGAACCGGCGCTGGGACAACGACTTCCTGACCCTGCGCAAGCTCCTCGACGAGGGCGAACTGGGCGAGGTGTGGCGCTTCGAGTCCCGTTTCGAGCGGTGGCGGCCGCACCCCAAGGGCGGCTGGCGCGAGTCCGGCGACCCCGCAGAGATCGGAGGTCTGCTCTACGACCTCGGCAGTCATGTGGTCGACCAGGCCCTGACCCTCTTCGGGCCCGCCGCCTCCGTGTACGCCGAGGCGGACGTCCGCCGCCCGGGTGCCGAGGTCGACGACGACACGTTCATCGCGATCACCCACACGAGCGGCGTCCGCTCCCACCTCTACGCCTCGGCCACCACCGCCCAACTCGGCCCCCGTTTCCGGGTGCTGGGCTCCAGGGCGGGCTATGTGAAGTACGGCCTCGACCCGCAGGAGGCGGCCCTGAGGGAGGGCGAGCGCCCCGGCACCGCCGCCGACTGGGGCCGGGAGCCCGAGTCGCTGTGGGGCCGACTCGGTGCTGGGGGTACCCCCTCTGAGGGAGAGTCCCCCGTGACGGGCAGCGGCCGCCCCGTCCCCACCCTCCCCGGCGACTACCCCGCTTACTATGCGGCCGTGGCCAGGGCCCTTTCCGACGGCGGCACCAACCCGGTGACCGCACTGGAGGCGGCCGCCGCCCTCGACGTACTGGAGGCGGCGCGCCGTTCGGCCCACGACGGAGTGGCGGTGAAGCTGTGA
- a CDS encoding HAD-IIA family hydrolase: MTERKPIESWLTDMDGVLMHEGIPVPGADAFIKKLRDSGRPFLVLTNNSIYTARDLHARLNRIGLDVPAENIWTSALATASFLDNQHPGGTAYVIGEAGLTTALHDTGYVLTDSDPDFVILGETRTYSFEALTKAIRLINNGARFIATNPDNTGPSPEGALPATGSVAALITKATGKEPYFIGKPNPLMMRTALNTIGAHSETSAMIGDRMDTDVLAGLEAGMETFLVLTGLTTKSDIDRYPYRPTKVVDSIADLVDRV, from the coding sequence ATGACAGAGCGCAAGCCCATCGAATCGTGGCTCACCGACATGGACGGGGTGCTGATGCACGAGGGCATTCCCGTGCCGGGCGCGGACGCCTTCATCAAGAAGCTGCGTGACTCGGGACGACCGTTCCTGGTGCTGACGAACAACTCGATCTACACGGCCCGTGACCTGCACGCCCGGCTGAACCGGATCGGCCTCGACGTGCCGGCGGAGAACATCTGGACCTCCGCCCTGGCCACCGCCAGCTTCCTGGACAACCAGCATCCCGGCGGGACCGCCTATGTGATCGGGGAGGCGGGGCTGACCACGGCCCTGCACGACACCGGGTACGTGCTGACCGACTCCGATCCCGACTTCGTGATCCTGGGTGAGACCCGGACGTACTCCTTCGAGGCCCTGACCAAGGCCATCCGGCTGATCAACAACGGTGCCCGCTTCATCGCCACCAACCCCGACAACACCGGCCCCTCCCCCGAGGGCGCGCTCCCGGCGACCGGTTCCGTGGCCGCGTTGATCACCAAGGCGACCGGCAAGGAGCCGTACTTCATCGGCAAGCCCAACCCGCTGATGATGCGGACCGCGCTGAACACCATCGGCGCGCACTCGGAGACCAGCGCCATGATCGGCGACCGGATGGACACGGACGTCCTGGCCGGTCTGGAGGCCGGGATGGAGACCTTCCTCGTGCTCACCGGGCTGACGACCAAGTCCGACATCGACCGCTACCCGTATCGGCCCACGAAGGTCGTGGACTCCATCGCCGACCTGGTCGACCGCGTCTGA